A genomic segment from Hyalangium minutum encodes:
- a CDS encoding cytochrome-c peroxidase, protein MGHRSSNAWMLAFLVAAGVSHAAEPPKASAPPPKLPPGVSPVLWKVSVPPGAEPTPDKVLLGEKLFNDQRLSVDNTVSCSTCHEPKKGFVDGKDRSVGIKDQKGMRNSPTVLNAMFNASQFWDGRAATLEDQAKLPILNPIEMGMPSPEAVVTKVRAIPEYAAEFQKVFGREVNYDDLAAAIAAFERTQFSGSARFDAFIHGDEKAFNASEKRGWALFNGKGRCTECHAANIVSPLFSDQKFHNIGIAAHKQDFVQLALEGLKVVRTGDEKQIDELALQTKFSELGRFLVTKQENDVGAFKTPTLRNIGITGPYMHDGSLNSLWDVMDHYNKGGVQNPYLDGGMQRLGLTEPEIDDLVAFLYTLTDTRFDKFNQQELARQRGLKNKRPERDTAVAMGKKGNLGDIAPNPDLDKKNPAEMGVYGAETSVKSEPKKEGKP, encoded by the coding sequence ATGGGTCACAGATCGTCCAACGCCTGGATGCTCGCCTTCCTGGTAGCCGCTGGAGTCAGCCACGCGGCCGAGCCGCCCAAGGCTTCGGCCCCACCTCCGAAGCTGCCGCCAGGAGTCTCTCCAGTCCTGTGGAAGGTCTCTGTCCCCCCGGGCGCCGAGCCCACGCCGGACAAGGTGCTGCTCGGCGAGAAGCTCTTCAACGACCAGCGGCTGTCGGTGGACAACACCGTGTCCTGCTCTACCTGCCATGAACCCAAGAAGGGCTTCGTGGACGGCAAGGATCGCTCGGTGGGCATCAAGGACCAGAAGGGCATGCGCAACAGCCCCACGGTGCTCAACGCCATGTTCAACGCCTCCCAGTTCTGGGATGGGCGCGCCGCCACGCTGGAGGATCAGGCCAAGCTGCCCATCCTCAATCCCATCGAGATGGGCATGCCCTCGCCCGAGGCGGTGGTGACCAAGGTCCGCGCCATTCCCGAGTACGCCGCCGAGTTCCAGAAGGTCTTCGGACGGGAGGTGAACTACGACGACCTGGCCGCGGCCATCGCCGCCTTCGAGCGCACCCAGTTCTCCGGCAGCGCTCGCTTCGACGCGTTCATCCACGGGGACGAGAAGGCCTTCAACGCCTCGGAGAAGCGGGGGTGGGCGCTCTTCAACGGCAAAGGCCGGTGCACGGAATGCCACGCGGCGAATATCGTCTCGCCGCTCTTCTCGGATCAGAAGTTCCACAACATCGGCATCGCCGCGCACAAGCAGGACTTCGTGCAGCTCGCGCTCGAGGGGCTCAAGGTGGTGCGCACCGGCGACGAGAAGCAGATCGACGAGCTGGCGCTGCAGACGAAGTTCAGCGAGCTGGGCCGCTTCCTGGTGACGAAGCAGGAGAACGATGTGGGGGCCTTCAAGACGCCCACGCTGCGCAACATCGGCATCACCGGCCCGTACATGCACGATGGCTCGCTGAACTCGCTGTGGGACGTGATGGACCACTACAACAAGGGCGGCGTTCAGAACCCGTACCTGGATGGAGGCATGCAGCGGCTGGGGCTCACCGAGCCGGAGATCGACGATCTGGTGGCGTTCCTCTACACCCTCACGGACACGCGCTTCGACAAGTTCAACCAGCAGGAACTGGCCCGGCAGCGCGGGCTGAAGAACAAGCGCCCCGAGCGCGACACCGCGGTGGCCATGGGGAAGAAGGGCAACCTGGGGGACATCGCGCCCAACCCGGACCTCGACAAGAAGAACCCGGCGGAGATGGGCGTGTACGGCGCGGAGACGTCGGTCAAGAGCGAGCCGAAGAAGGAAGGGAAGCCCTAG
- a CDS encoding DUF2171 domain-containing protein produces MIDPGELHEGMTVRDAQGHKLGTVANLGATHLELEQGWPARRDYAVSLHLVERIEGQDIILHAPSAAPLPPEE; encoded by the coding sequence ATGATTGATCCGGGCGAGCTCCACGAAGGGATGACGGTTCGAGACGCGCAAGGCCACAAGCTCGGCACAGTGGCCAACCTGGGCGCCACACACCTGGAGCTCGAGCAGGGCTGGCCAGCCCGGCGGGATTACGCAGTGAGCCTCCACCTCGTCGAGCGCATCGAGGGACAGGACATCATCCTGCACGCACCTTCCGCCGCGCCGCTCCCGCCCGAGGAGTGA
- a CDS encoding DUF2156 domain-containing protein, producing MAEPSSSSDTARVLQLLKRYGWNATSFQVLEPGFRYWFDADGEACAAYVDTGGAWVAAGAPIASPERLAEVVARFEAAAQAEGRRVCFFATEQRFATVVPVEMMPIGEQPTWDPLRWEETVRSSRSLREQLRRARARGVTVRRISHEELSHPEHPTRRAVDRLLSRWLSSRRMAPMGFLVQMSPYAFAEERRAFVGELNGEVVSFLSAAPVFARQGWLLQHIIRDPQAPNGSTELMVDAAMRAAVEEGRGYVTLGLAPLAGEVGPWLRVARTWGAALFDFEGLRAFKAKLRPHAWDPIHLAWPSSTSRVWPVFDALRAFARGSFIRFGFITLMRRADLLVRLLALLLIPWTLLLALPANTHRFPSHAIQWAWIIFDVGLTAALFVLLRRWRSWLAGLLAGVIAVDACLTTWQAVAYNMPRASGLLDGAVIAAAILAPATAACLLAWAWRHPPPFHT from the coding sequence ATGGCCGAGCCCTCCTCCTCGAGTGACACCGCGCGAGTCCTCCAGCTCCTCAAGCGGTACGGCTGGAATGCCACCTCCTTCCAGGTGCTGGAGCCCGGCTTTCGCTACTGGTTCGACGCGGACGGAGAGGCCTGTGCCGCCTACGTGGACACGGGTGGGGCGTGGGTGGCCGCGGGCGCGCCCATCGCCTCGCCCGAGCGCCTCGCGGAGGTGGTTGCGCGCTTCGAGGCAGCGGCCCAGGCCGAGGGCCGGCGCGTCTGCTTCTTCGCCACGGAGCAGCGCTTCGCCACGGTGGTTCCGGTGGAGATGATGCCCATCGGCGAGCAGCCGACATGGGATCCGCTCCGCTGGGAGGAGACGGTGCGCTCCAGCCGCAGCCTTCGCGAGCAGCTCCGGCGTGCGCGGGCCCGGGGCGTCACCGTGCGCCGCATCAGCCATGAGGAACTGAGCCATCCGGAGCACCCCACGCGGCGCGCAGTGGATCGGCTGCTGTCACGCTGGCTCTCCTCGCGGCGGATGGCACCCATGGGCTTTTTGGTACAGATGTCCCCGTACGCCTTCGCCGAGGAGCGCCGCGCCTTCGTAGGAGAGCTGAACGGCGAGGTGGTGTCCTTCCTCTCGGCGGCTCCCGTCTTCGCGCGCCAGGGGTGGCTGCTCCAGCACATCATCCGGGACCCTCAGGCCCCCAACGGCTCCACGGAGCTGATGGTGGACGCGGCCATGCGCGCCGCCGTGGAGGAGGGGAGGGGCTACGTGACGCTCGGGCTGGCGCCGCTCGCCGGAGAGGTGGGGCCCTGGCTGCGCGTGGCGAGGACCTGGGGTGCGGCGCTCTTCGACTTCGAGGGCCTGCGCGCCTTCAAGGCGAAGCTGCGGCCCCATGCCTGGGACCCCATCCACCTGGCCTGGCCTTCCAGCACCAGCCGCGTGTGGCCCGTGTTCGATGCCCTGCGTGCCTTCGCTCGGGGAAGCTTCATCCGCTTCGGCTTCATCACGCTGATGCGCCGCGCGGACCTGCTCGTCCGCCTGCTGGCGCTCCTGCTCATTCCCTGGACGCTGTTGCTCGCCCTGCCCGCGAACACCCACCGCTTCCCCTCGCACGCCATCCAGTGGGCCTGGATCATCTTCGACGTGGGGCTCACCGCCGCGCTCTTCGTGCTGCTGCGCCGCTGGCGCTCATGGCTCGCGGGGTTGCTTGCCGGAGTCATCGCCGTGGATGCCTGTCTGACAACCTGGCAGGCCGTGGCTTACAACATGCCTCGGGCGAGCGGACTGCTCGATGGGGCCGTCATCGCTGCGGCCATCCTGGCGCCTGCCACGGCAGCTTGCTTGCTGGCGTGGGCGTGGCGTCATCCTCCGCCGTTCCACACCTGA
- a CDS encoding chloride channel protein: protein MKKPEISEVGEGVSHEVLPVAPSMGPALQSVRAPTVLEPVDRRVVFISGVAILLAVAAGFVAQLLTRLIHLFTNLAFFGRFSAAPVSPADHTLGAWVIVIPVLGALVVGVMARYGSRAIRGHGIPEAMEQVLFNQSRIPPRVTFLKPLSSAIAIGTGGPFGAEGPIIATGGALGSFVGQLLKVTANERKALLAAGAAAGMAATFGAPVSAVLLAVELLLFEYRPRSVIPVALATATATGVRIAFVGGAPAFGMPDLVQPGGAALACYILLGGIVGLASVFCTRAVYAIEDAFEKLPLHWMWWPALGGLVVGVVGYFSPRTLGVGYTNIEDIIGGQFVGTAMLFFCLMKFLSWSIALGSGTSGGTLAPLFTIGGGIGSGLGALLVWLAPGLGVDIRIAALVGMAAIFAGASRALLASVVFAFETTRQPLGLLPLLGGCTAAYLVSTLLMRHSIMTEKIARRGARVPTEYGVDALAHALVRDFGLRPVATLAAEETLEKVRAWLASGVEGTSHQGFPVVDAAGQLVGVVTRRDLLDGTEPAGRRLREVIRRPAAVVFEDCSLREAADHMVHEGVGRLPVVRRDAPARVVGIVTRSDLLAAHQRRLDDALRQEQGIGGARTPPGPRVPHPA, encoded by the coding sequence ATGAAGAAACCTGAGATCTCCGAGGTGGGTGAGGGCGTCTCCCACGAGGTGCTCCCCGTCGCGCCTTCGATGGGGCCAGCCCTGCAGAGCGTGCGCGCCCCCACGGTCCTGGAGCCCGTGGATCGCCGCGTCGTGTTCATCAGCGGTGTGGCCATCCTCCTGGCCGTCGCGGCGGGCTTCGTGGCCCAGCTGCTCACGCGGCTGATCCACCTCTTCACGAACCTGGCCTTCTTTGGCCGCTTCTCTGCGGCTCCGGTCTCCCCAGCGGACCACACGCTGGGCGCGTGGGTCATCGTCATCCCCGTGTTGGGGGCGCTCGTGGTGGGGGTGATGGCGCGTTATGGCTCCCGGGCCATCCGCGGCCACGGCATCCCCGAGGCCATGGAGCAGGTCCTCTTCAACCAGAGCCGCATTCCTCCCCGGGTGACGTTCCTCAAACCGCTGTCGTCGGCGATCGCCATCGGTACGGGAGGGCCCTTTGGTGCCGAGGGGCCTATCATCGCCACGGGGGGAGCGCTCGGCTCGTTCGTGGGGCAGCTCTTGAAGGTGACGGCCAATGAGCGCAAGGCGCTGCTCGCGGCCGGTGCGGCGGCGGGCATGGCGGCCACTTTCGGCGCGCCCGTCTCCGCGGTGCTGCTCGCGGTGGAGTTGTTGCTGTTCGAGTACCGCCCGCGCTCCGTCATCCCGGTGGCGCTGGCCACCGCCACTGCGACGGGCGTGCGCATCGCCTTCGTGGGTGGAGCGCCGGCCTTCGGCATGCCCGATCTCGTCCAGCCGGGAGGAGCCGCGCTCGCCTGCTACATCCTCCTGGGCGGCATCGTGGGCCTGGCCTCCGTGTTCTGCACCCGCGCCGTGTACGCCATCGAGGATGCCTTCGAGAAGCTCCCGCTCCACTGGATGTGGTGGCCAGCGCTTGGGGGCCTGGTGGTGGGAGTGGTGGGCTACTTCTCGCCGCGAACCCTGGGCGTGGGCTACACCAACATCGAGGACATCATCGGCGGCCAGTTTGTCGGCACGGCGATGCTCTTCTTCTGCCTGATGAAGTTCCTCTCCTGGTCCATCGCGCTCGGCAGCGGCACCTCAGGCGGGACGCTGGCGCCGCTGTTCACCATCGGAGGAGGTATCGGCTCGGGGCTGGGCGCCCTGCTCGTGTGGCTGGCGCCAGGGCTGGGCGTGGACATCCGCATCGCGGCGCTGGTGGGCATGGCGGCCATCTTCGCGGGGGCCTCGCGCGCGCTGCTGGCCTCTGTCGTGTTCGCGTTCGAGACCACGCGCCAGCCGCTGGGGCTGCTGCCACTGCTGGGCGGGTGCACGGCGGCGTACCTCGTGTCCACGCTCCTCATGCGCCACTCCATCATGACGGAGAAGATCGCACGCAGAGGGGCCCGCGTGCCCACCGAGTATGGCGTGGACGCACTGGCTCATGCGCTCGTGAGGGACTTCGGGTTGCGGCCGGTGGCGACGCTCGCGGCGGAGGAGACGCTGGAGAAGGTGCGAGCGTGGCTGGCCTCCGGGGTCGAGGGTACCAGCCACCAGGGCTTCCCCGTGGTGGACGCGGCCGGCCAGCTGGTGGGCGTCGTCACCCGGAGGGACTTGCTGGATGGGACGGAGCCTGCCGGGCGGCGCCTGCGCGAGGTGATCCGGCGCCCCGCAGCCGTCGTCTTCGAGGACTGCTCCCTGCGCGAGGCGGCGGACCACATGGTCCACGAGGGCGTGGGGCGGCTGCCCGTGGTGCGCCGTGACGCGCCGGCCCGGGTGGTAGGCATCGTCACGCGGAGTGATCTGCTCGCGGCACACCAGCGGCGGCTGGACGACGCGCTCCGGCAGGAGCAGGGTATCGGTGGAGCGAGGACGCCTCCCGGTCCCCGTGTTCCTCATCCTGCCTGA
- a CDS encoding MarR family winged helix-turn-helix transcriptional regulator has product MDSIRRIVRMLRVSARASERLVGISGAQLFVMQQLADAGACSIGELAERTLTHQSSVSVVVSRLIERGLVTRRASETDARRAEVALSPNGRTLLRRAPPMAQAHLIAGLGRMEASERSILAQGLAALVREIGADTQAPALFFEDETSSLPRRTRRKSHEET; this is encoded by the coding sequence ATGGACTCCATCCGGCGCATCGTGCGAATGCTGCGTGTGTCCGCCCGTGCCTCCGAGCGGCTGGTGGGCATCAGCGGCGCCCAGCTCTTCGTGATGCAGCAGCTCGCGGACGCGGGCGCATGCTCCATCGGTGAGCTGGCCGAGCGGACTCTCACGCACCAGAGCTCGGTCTCCGTCGTCGTGAGCCGGCTCATCGAGCGGGGGCTCGTCACCCGCCGGGCCTCCGAGACCGATGCACGCCGCGCCGAGGTGGCGCTCAGTCCCAACGGACGCACGCTCCTGCGCCGGGCTCCGCCCATGGCCCAGGCCCACCTCATCGCTGGGCTGGGCCGGATGGAGGCCTCCGAGCGGAGCATCCTGGCGCAAGGGCTCGCAGCGCTGGTGCGGGAGATTGGCGCCGACACGCAGGCCCCCGCCCTCTTCTTCGAGGACGAGACATCCTCGCTTCCACGCCGGACGCGGAGAAAGAGCCATGAAGAAACCTGA
- a CDS encoding M1 family metallopeptidase — MAHLTEDKNFRLPRTVLPRRYLSTVTLNLDEHTFSGSQTIELEVTGATDELILHGIALQLGKVTFRAGSSQLTPTSIQPAQQSETLVLRFDKPLPTGTASLDVEWTGRFTEGLRGLYLAGKVAATQFEAADARRLFPCFDEPSFKARWAITVRIPPTPGLVALSNGAIVSDTTEGTLRTVKFQEMDVLSSYLIALVVGPLVGTAEEKVNGVPVRTWALPEKAHLARFGQDAALAALPRLQDYFGLPYAYGKVDQVGIPDFEAGAMENAGLITYREVALLLDPASAPLSVQKRVAEVVTHELAHQWFGNWVTMVWWDDLWLNEAFATWMAFKIVDAWRPDWRVWLDFDSGKAAALHLDALKSTHPIRGEVRNASEAGESFDLITYEKGGAVLRMIEGFLGEGPFREGIRQYMRTHARGNAVADDLWGALGAASSQPVVELANAWIGQSGYPLLSVKQDGRKLTLSQRRFYTEPGVSSGERWPVPVVLRFADSGGVREHRFLLRDEQATVTLEGSGEVKWLFANAGSTGFYRVAYDGPMLEKLAANLSALAPAERISLLADRWALVRSGQSSAADFLELASRFGGEEDDAVLEELVGRLSYVESRLVDGEDQERFRRWVEKLLGPALTKLGWESAAGESDRVKLRRAALVRAVGVLARGGQALADARPRITKVLAGDKTALEPNLLDSAVHMVARAGDAALFDTLLEKLKTDPDPATQRRYLSALASFENPALAQRGQDLFFTETVKMQDVTIYLGSLLGNRTGRDAWWKVIQERWKDVVARTGGAPMLLRRVVEALGALRTRQQLEETKALLQVHPVNEAHQAMAQTLERLSQDVALRERTGADVVAWLKRQP, encoded by the coding sequence ATGGCTCACCTGACCGAAGACAAGAACTTCCGCCTTCCTCGGACTGTCCTTCCCCGCCGCTACCTCTCGACGGTGACGCTCAACCTGGATGAGCACACCTTCTCCGGCTCGCAGACCATCGAGCTGGAGGTGACGGGGGCCACCGACGAGCTCATCCTCCACGGCATCGCGCTGCAGCTCGGCAAGGTGACGTTCCGTGCTGGCTCTTCGCAGCTCACCCCCACCTCCATCCAGCCGGCGCAACAGAGCGAGACGCTGGTGCTGCGCTTCGACAAGCCACTGCCCACGGGGACCGCCTCGCTGGATGTGGAGTGGACGGGCCGCTTCACCGAGGGCCTGCGCGGCCTCTATCTGGCGGGCAAGGTCGCCGCCACGCAGTTCGAGGCCGCTGACGCCCGGCGCCTCTTCCCCTGCTTCGATGAGCCCTCCTTCAAGGCGCGCTGGGCCATCACGGTGCGCATTCCCCCGACGCCGGGCCTGGTGGCGCTCTCCAACGGCGCCATCGTCTCGGACACCACCGAGGGCACCCTGCGCACGGTGAAGTTCCAGGAGATGGACGTGCTGAGCTCCTATCTCATCGCCCTGGTGGTGGGCCCGCTGGTAGGTACGGCGGAGGAGAAGGTGAATGGCGTGCCCGTGCGCACGTGGGCCCTGCCGGAGAAGGCGCACCTGGCGCGCTTCGGCCAGGACGCGGCGCTGGCGGCACTGCCCCGGCTCCAGGATTACTTCGGCCTGCCGTATGCCTACGGCAAGGTGGATCAGGTCGGCATCCCGGACTTCGAGGCAGGCGCCATGGAGAACGCGGGCCTCATCACCTACCGCGAGGTGGCGCTGCTGCTCGACCCCGCCAGCGCGCCGCTGTCCGTGCAGAAGCGGGTGGCCGAGGTGGTGACGCACGAGCTGGCGCACCAGTGGTTCGGCAACTGGGTGACGATGGTGTGGTGGGACGACCTGTGGCTCAACGAGGCGTTCGCCACGTGGATGGCGTTCAAGATCGTCGATGCGTGGCGGCCGGACTGGCGCGTGTGGCTGGACTTCGACTCAGGCAAGGCGGCGGCGCTGCACCTGGATGCGCTCAAGTCCACGCACCCCATCCGCGGCGAGGTGCGCAACGCCAGCGAGGCCGGCGAGAGCTTCGACCTCATCACCTATGAGAAGGGCGGCGCGGTGCTGCGGATGATCGAGGGCTTCCTCGGAGAGGGCCCGTTCCGCGAGGGCATCCGCCAGTACATGCGCACCCACGCGCGTGGCAACGCGGTGGCGGACGACCTGTGGGGGGCGCTCGGCGCGGCCTCCTCGCAGCCGGTGGTGGAGCTGGCCAACGCGTGGATCGGCCAGAGTGGCTACCCGCTGCTGTCGGTGAAGCAGGACGGGCGCAAGCTGACACTGAGCCAGCGGCGGTTCTACACGGAGCCGGGGGTGAGCAGCGGCGAGCGTTGGCCCGTGCCAGTGGTGCTGCGCTTCGCGGACAGCGGTGGCGTGCGAGAGCACCGCTTCCTGCTGCGCGACGAGCAAGCCACGGTGACGCTGGAGGGCAGCGGCGAGGTGAAGTGGCTGTTCGCCAACGCGGGCTCCACCGGCTTCTACCGCGTGGCCTACGACGGGCCGATGCTGGAGAAGCTGGCCGCGAACCTCTCGGCGCTGGCGCCCGCCGAGCGCATCTCGCTGCTGGCGGACCGCTGGGCGCTGGTGCGATCCGGGCAGTCCTCCGCGGCGGACTTCCTGGAGCTGGCCAGCCGCTTCGGTGGCGAGGAGGACGACGCCGTCCTCGAGGAGCTGGTGGGCCGCCTGAGCTACGTGGAGTCGCGGCTGGTGGACGGCGAGGACCAGGAGCGCTTCCGCCGCTGGGTGGAGAAGCTGCTGGGTCCGGCCCTGACAAAGCTGGGCTGGGAGTCGGCCGCGGGCGAGTCGGACCGGGTGAAGCTGCGGCGCGCGGCGCTGGTGCGCGCGGTGGGTGTGCTCGCGCGCGGCGGCCAGGCGCTCGCTGACGCGCGGCCGCGGATCACGAAGGTGCTGGCGGGAGACAAGACGGCGCTGGAGCCGAACCTGCTGGACAGCGCGGTGCACATGGTGGCGCGAGCGGGAGACGCGGCGCTGTTCGACACGCTCCTGGAGAAGCTGAAGACGGATCCAGACCCGGCCACGCAGCGCCGGTACCTGTCGGCGCTGGCCTCGTTCGAGAACCCGGCGCTGGCGCAGCGGGGCCAGGACCTGTTCTTCACGGAGACGGTGAAGATGCAGGACGTGACCATCTACCTCGGCTCGCTGCTGGGCAACCGGACGGGCCGCGACGCGTGGTGGAAGGTGATCCAGGAGCGCTGGAAGGACGTGGTCGCCCGCACCGGCGGAGCTCCCATGCTGCTGCGGCGCGTCGTGGAAGCCCTGGGTGCGCTGCGCACTCGCCAGCAGCTCGAGGAGACGAAGGCCCTGCTGCAGGTGCACCCCGTCAATGAGGCCCATCAAGCCATGGCGCAGACGCTGGAGCGGCTGAGCCAGGATGTCGCACTGC